A single window of Leptospira bandrabouensis DNA harbors:
- a CDS encoding HmuY family protein encodes MKFLKIILIGSFLLFIINCNPEKTSDDGSSAAMLLLITEAVSSTDGTTINASSSTNWVYVNLKANASVVGSTDVWDLRFKRYNIGTNSGTSGNGNGGACFTGSTDYLATFTGSECTKVVDVQLSSSGGGPISGSTESINPVISAPLDLDPMPAGYGTWYTYSNTILTAKPNVYIITGENGSKYVLQMLDYYNAAGTSGYPKFRWRKL; translated from the coding sequence ATGAAATTTTTAAAAATAATATTAATCGGTTCGTTTCTTCTTTTTATCATAAACTGTAATCCCGAAAAAACATCCGACGATGGTTCTTCTGCTGCGATGTTACTTTTGATTACGGAAGCAGTATCTTCAACTGATGGAACAACGATCAATGCTTCCTCATCTACTAACTGGGTGTATGTAAACTTAAAGGCAAATGCTTCTGTCGTTGGTTCTACTGATGTTTGGGATTTGAGATTTAAAAGATATAATATCGGTACTAACAGTGGTACGAGCGGGAACGGTAATGGAGGTGCTTGTTTTACTGGCTCCACAGATTATTTGGCAACCTTCACTGGTTCAGAATGTACGAAGGTGGTTGATGTGCAATTATCTTCCAGTGGGGGAGGTCCAATCTCAGGTTCCACGGAAAGTATTAACCCAGTCATATCTGCTCCTTTGGATCTCGATCCGATGCCTGCGGGTTATGGGACTTGGTATACATATTCCAATACAATCCTAACTGCAAAACCTAATGTTTATATCATTACAGGAGAAAATGGATCAAAATACGTATTGCAGATGTTAGACTATTATAATGCTGCGGGCACATCTGGGTATCCAAAATTTCGATGGCGAAAGTTGTAA
- the recD gene encoding exodeoxyribonuclease V subunit alpha, translated as MKQIDPSYLEIANEILSYFPQIEKGNGLLIANLIEVNQNGDLYLPLKESDSIDHLQESFPFYIETSGNERRLYFQKTYKEKIHFETKVKSLIQTHKDNKKQSNLEIGKIESIITELETQFKNPLAKEQKKAVVESILSSLRIIAGGPGTGKTTVVSFILKVLDTLKKLPSTNRIALVAPTGRAAQRLTESIQKNLSHFQNTMELTSSLRGQTIHNLLKFFPESTNVYYGEKRYLPFDLIIMDETSMVDMMLMNLFLDSVSENTQLILLGDPNQLPSVGQGEVLADLLTEFRKQKIFVSELKTNHRSSLSSEFSKFADLVKDSFDSSKTSTTFPNPKILNSIENNKNDDFIWLQKEVPKPNDLAPFKDWKGEELIQFLWKSFFLPTAILSTTLDWKKEDLLTNDHKETLEKMVSEYRCLSILRNGYYGIEAIQNRILELAKKQLTSSHTNPQNIEYRHLAKSFYFEGMPIIIKRNDPIRKLFNGDIGLVLKIDSELRAVFSIENRLYSFALDTLPEHEPAFFLTIHKSQGSEYNTVLLYLPPINSFDSVDNKEVPILNRRILYTAVTRAKKRVIIMGNFETWNLGLNTFQKRNTGVSLTSVL; from the coding sequence ATGAAACAAATAGATCCATCATATCTCGAAATTGCGAACGAAATATTATCTTATTTTCCTCAAATAGAAAAAGGAAATGGCCTGCTCATTGCAAACTTAATCGAAGTAAATCAAAATGGCGATTTATACTTACCACTGAAAGAATCTGATTCAATTGATCACTTACAAGAATCATTTCCATTTTATATAGAAACTTCAGGAAACGAAAGAAGACTTTATTTTCAAAAAACATATAAAGAAAAAATTCATTTTGAAACTAAAGTAAAATCTTTAATCCAAACTCATAAAGATAATAAAAAACAATCTAATTTAGAAATCGGAAAAATAGAATCCATCATTACCGAATTAGAAACTCAGTTTAAAAACCCACTGGCAAAAGAACAAAAAAAAGCGGTGGTCGAATCCATCCTCTCTTCTTTGCGTATTATTGCTGGGGGACCAGGAACCGGCAAAACAACCGTTGTTTCTTTTATTCTTAAAGTTTTAGATACATTGAAAAAACTTCCAAGTACCAATCGTATTGCTCTTGTGGCACCAACAGGTCGAGCCGCACAAAGGCTTACCGAATCTATACAAAAAAACTTAAGCCATTTTCAAAACACAATGGAATTAACTTCCTCTTTAAGGGGACAGACAATTCATAATCTTTTGAAATTCTTTCCAGAATCCACTAATGTTTACTATGGAGAAAAAAGATACTTACCTTTTGATTTAATCATCATGGATGAGACATCGATGGTGGACATGATGTTGATGAATCTCTTTTTAGATTCCGTTAGCGAAAATACTCAATTAATTTTGTTAGGTGATCCCAACCAATTACCTTCTGTGGGACAAGGGGAAGTATTAGCAGATTTACTGACAGAGTTTAGAAAACAAAAAATATTTGTATCTGAGCTAAAAACAAACCATAGGTCTTCTTTATCATCTGAGTTCAGTAAATTTGCCGATTTAGTGAAAGACTCTTTTGATTCCTCCAAAACAAGTACAACCTTCCCAAATCCAAAAATTTTAAATTCTATAGAGAATAACAAAAACGATGATTTTATTTGGCTCCAAAAAGAAGTACCCAAACCCAATGACTTAGCACCTTTCAAAGATTGGAAAGGAGAGGAACTCATTCAATTTTTATGGAAAAGTTTCTTTTTACCCACAGCCATACTCTCCACGACTCTCGACTGGAAAAAGGAAGATCTATTAACCAACGACCACAAAGAGACTTTGGAAAAGATGGTATCAGAATATCGATGTTTGAGTATTTTAAGAAATGGATATTATGGCATTGAAGCAATACAAAATCGAATTCTTGAACTTGCTAAAAAACAACTTACATCTTCTCATACTAACCCACAAAACATAGAGTATCGACATTTAGCAAAATCATTCTATTTTGAAGGAATGCCTATCATTATTAAAAGAAACGATCCGATAAGAAAACTTTTTAACGGTGACATCGGACTCGTATTAAAAATTGATTCCGAACTCAGGGCGGTATTTTCCATTGAAAATCGCCTTTATTCATTTGCTTTAGATACCTTACCTGAACACGAGCCAGCTTTTTTTCTTACCATTCACAAAAGCCAAGGTTCCGAATACAATACAGTTTTACTTTATTTACCACCGATAAACTCTTTCGATTCTGTAGACAACAAAGAAGTCCCGATTCTCAACCGAAGGATTTTATACACAGCGGTAACGAGAGCCAAAAAAAGAGTCATCATAATGGGAAACTTTGAAACTTGGAATTTGGGTCTTAATACATTTCAAAAAAGAAACACAGGTGTTTCGCTAACTTCGGTTCTTTAA
- a CDS encoding hemin-degrading factor, producing MNENLKQQWENLTREMPKLRIRDAAKHLNVSEAELLSTKIGAKVKLLKPDWANFLLSTTNLGYVMALTRNESCVHERKGVYKNLSVNGQTALAVGEDIDLRIFLQDWKYGFYVEETRDNGIMRSFQFFDSKGEAVHKIYQTENSDIDGWGTVKNQFVDETQTFTTPSTEIKQKTETNDSKEIPNFLEAWSKLEDTHDFFSLLRKFNYSREFSLVAADGKFSFKISKENFLSLMEQVSQLEMEIMIFVGNPGMIQIHTGKIQKLEPMGPWFNVLDPEFNLHLRTDHIESVWIVDKPTKDGLVTSVEVFDKEGNLILQMFGKRKPGIPQSDVWYQLTRRYATKRDKLNSSLV from the coding sequence ATGAATGAGAACTTAAAACAACAATGGGAAAATCTTACAAGAGAAATGCCCAAACTTAGAATCCGCGACGCCGCGAAACACTTAAATGTAAGTGAAGCAGAGCTTCTTTCTACAAAGATTGGTGCCAAAGTAAAACTTTTGAAACCAGATTGGGCAAATTTTTTATTAAGCACCACTAACCTAGGTTATGTAATGGCCCTTACAAGAAACGAATCTTGTGTTCACGAAAGAAAGGGCGTTTATAAAAACCTATCTGTTAATGGACAAACTGCGTTAGCAGTGGGCGAAGACATAGACCTCCGTATTTTTTTACAAGATTGGAAGTATGGTTTCTATGTGGAAGAGACTAGAGATAACGGAATTATGCGTAGTTTCCAATTCTTTGATTCAAAGGGAGAAGCAGTTCATAAAATCTACCAAACGGAAAATTCAGACATTGATGGTTGGGGAACTGTCAAAAACCAATTTGTAGACGAAACTCAAACATTTACAACTCCTTCCACAGAAATAAAACAGAAAACAGAAACCAACGATTCAAAAGAAATTCCTAATTTTTTAGAGGCCTGGAGTAAACTCGAAGACACTCATGACTTCTTTTCTCTACTTCGAAAATTCAATTATTCACGTGAATTTTCTTTAGTGGCAGCAGATGGCAAATTTTCATTTAAAATTTCAAAAGAGAACTTTCTTAGCTTAATGGAGCAAGTAAGCCAACTTGAAATGGAGATTATGATTTTTGTTGGAAATCCAGGAATGATTCAAATCCATACTGGGAAAATTCAAAAATTAGAGCCAATGGGTCCTTGGTTTAATGTTCTCGACCCAGAGTTTAATTTACACTTACGCACAGACCATATTGAATCTGTATGGATTGTTGATAAACCAACAAAAGATGGATTGGTTACTTCAGTAGAAGTGTTTGATAAAGAAGGCAACCTAATTCTACAAATGTTTGGAAAAAGAAAACCAGGAATCCCTCAATCAGATGTTTGGTATCAGCTAACACGCCGATACGCAACCAAAAGGGATAAACTAAACTCTTCTCTTGTATAA
- a CDS encoding heme ABC transporter ATP-binding protein: protein MSIEAIDLEYSIGTKSILSNIELEILPGKLHVLMGRNGAGKSSLFHILCGDIMPKIGNIYLDGIELKKYSKSHLAKLRAVLTQDAAITFPISSEEVIKLGRHPHISDPIRDKEIVQTCLKITESFDQKDQNYSTLSGGEKQKINFGRTLAQVWETPPRYIFLDEPVSALDIPNQYKTLNLCRHMADQGYAVFMILHDLNLAALYADTITLLHKGKIIKSGNPNDVLTLENLEIAFGIKVRILNAPEGNFIIPEIKGESI, encoded by the coding sequence ATGAGCATCGAAGCAATTGATTTAGAGTATTCGATTGGAACAAAGTCCATCCTTTCAAATATCGAACTAGAAATCCTTCCAGGGAAACTGCATGTTCTGATGGGCAGAAATGGAGCCGGCAAATCTTCCCTCTTTCACATATTATGCGGGGATATTATGCCAAAAATTGGTAACATTTATTTAGATGGTATTGAATTAAAAAAATATTCCAAAAGCCATCTTGCAAAGTTACGCGCAGTGTTAACGCAAGATGCCGCAATCACCTTTCCGATCAGTTCTGAAGAAGTTATAAAACTTGGTCGCCATCCCCACATATCGGATCCGATTCGAGACAAAGAGATCGTTCAAACCTGTTTAAAAATCACTGAATCTTTTGATCAAAAAGATCAAAACTATTCCACTCTATCAGGTGGAGAAAAACAGAAAATAAACTTCGGTCGCACTTTGGCTCAAGTTTGGGAAACTCCACCAAGATATATTTTTCTTGATGAACCTGTATCTGCCTTAGACATTCCCAACCAATACAAAACGCTAAACCTATGCCGTCATATGGCAGACCAAGGTTATGCGGTCTTTATGATCTTACATGATCTAAATCTTGCAGCTCTATACGCAGATACAATCACCCTGCTCCATAAAGGGAAAATCATTAAATCAGGAAACCCAAACGATGTTTTAACCTTAGAAAATCTAGAAATCGCATTTGGAATCAAAGTTAGAATCCTAAATGCACCAGAAGGAAATTTTATCATTCCAGAAATCAAAGGAGAATCAATATGA
- a CDS encoding heme/hemin ABC transporter substrate-binding protein, whose protein sequence is MIRFKITREIGFLFFTLFLFTFQTAAETNRRVISVNGTVTEIIYALNLENHLVAVDSTSYYPKQATSLPNVGYQRTLTTEGILNFKPTQVIGLESAGPPTTIQNLKDAGIPIKLFVDDYKLETPNYRVLEIGKLFGKEKEAKALAKKINEQIQNLNLKKSNIKVLFIYSRNPSSVFISGTNTAAHVMIELSGAKNAVTEFSEFKPLTSEALVKANPDIILMPEKSALGFGGEKAIWEINGMEFTRAGKEKNLILVDDLLLLGFGPRLPIALKTLNDKWKQIE, encoded by the coding sequence ATGATTCGTTTTAAGATTACCAGAGAAATAGGATTTCTATTTTTTACTCTTTTCCTTTTTACCTTCCAGACAGCTGCAGAAACAAACCGACGCGTCATTTCTGTGAATGGTACAGTGACTGAGATCATCTACGCCTTAAACTTGGAAAACCACTTAGTGGCAGTAGATTCCACTTCGTATTACCCAAAACAGGCGACATCCTTACCGAATGTGGGTTACCAAAGAACATTAACTACAGAAGGAATTTTAAATTTTAAACCAACACAAGTGATCGGACTTGAATCCGCAGGTCCACCGACAACAATTCAAAACCTAAAAGATGCAGGCATCCCAATTAAACTATTTGTAGATGATTATAAACTAGAAACACCCAACTACAGAGTATTAGAAATCGGAAAATTATTTGGTAAAGAAAAAGAAGCAAAAGCCCTTGCTAAAAAAATAAATGAACAAATCCAAAACTTAAACCTTAAAAAATCCAACATTAAAGTTCTCTTTATTTATTCTAGAAATCCAAGTTCTGTCTTCATTTCAGGAACAAACACTGCTGCACATGTTATGATTGAACTATCAGGTGCCAAAAATGCTGTAACCGAATTTTCTGAATTTAAACCGTTAACAAGTGAAGCATTAGTAAAAGCAAACCCAGACATTATTCTAATGCCCGAAAAATCAGCGTTAGGTTTTGGAGGCGAAAAAGCAATTTGGGAAATTAATGGAATGGAATTCACGCGAGCAGGAAAAGAAAAAAATCTAATTCTTGTAGATGATCTTCTTCTATTAGGTTTTGGCCCAAGACTTCCAATCGCTCTAAAAACATTAAACGATAAATGGAAACAAATAGAATGA
- a CDS encoding MASE3 domain-containing protein — protein MGVLAFCLLPLLLVGTFPDYFYREYGIGYFLVFHNVTEIFSVIVSFSIFGLGYYSYTQSRNAHTLFLGIGFLAVGMIDFMHTLSYAGMPDFITPNSGNKSTQFWIFSRIITALVLLLAIYIKPNERYQWGNANLLMFLAMLLVGIVFLLVVYLNHWIPRTYEHGKGLTPFKKNAEYAIIAILFISLLIYRKVGFYTSKRQLQYYLSAFIVCIFSELVFAVYTSVFDVYNVLGHIYKIGAFYLIYKAVFIAAINDPYDKLIQTNKLLSKEIEENRTYAEMIKKSLREKENLIGEIFHRTKNSLQLVRSILMIQASEFPENKNIQSIVEDTSIKIQTMSLVHDHLYANKDLSEIKVSEYLLSLADMIQQSFPPEGKDIQVHFQVGEGTLLLDTAVPLGLIFTELLSNSFKYAFPKTDVGSIHVGFSIEDNICHFEYSDNGVGLPNEFNSTQQKKLGLSLAKIIAEKQMGGTLSIEGTQGFQMKLDFPSNLYKRRV, from the coding sequence TTGGGAGTACTAGCATTTTGTCTTCTCCCACTCCTGCTTGTTGGTACATTCCCCGATTATTTTTACAGAGAATACGGAATAGGTTACTTTTTAGTTTTTCATAATGTAACTGAAATCTTTAGTGTTATCGTCTCTTTTTCAATATTTGGACTGGGATATTATTCCTATACACAGAGCCGTAATGCCCATACCTTATTTTTGGGAATTGGATTTCTCGCAGTGGGGATGATTGATTTTATGCATACACTGTCTTATGCAGGAATGCCTGATTTCATTACTCCAAATTCTGGGAACAAGTCTACCCAGTTTTGGATTTTTTCACGTATCATCACTGCTTTAGTTCTGCTTTTGGCTATTTATATTAAACCCAACGAACGGTATCAATGGGGTAATGCAAATCTACTAATGTTTTTAGCAATGTTATTGGTAGGCATTGTTTTCCTTTTGGTAGTATATCTAAATCATTGGATACCTCGAACTTATGAGCATGGGAAGGGATTAACACCATTTAAAAAAAATGCTGAATATGCCATTATAGCCATACTCTTTATTTCCCTGCTTATTTATCGAAAAGTTGGTTTTTATACTTCAAAGAGGCAACTTCAATATTATTTATCTGCCTTCATCGTTTGTATATTTAGCGAGCTGGTTTTTGCAGTATACACTAGTGTATTTGACGTTTATAATGTATTGGGTCATATATATAAAATTGGTGCTTTTTATTTAATTTACAAAGCAGTCTTTATTGCCGCAATTAATGATCCTTATGATAAATTGATACAAACTAACAAATTGCTCTCGAAGGAAATCGAGGAAAACCGTACATACGCTGAGATGATTAAAAAATCATTGCGCGAAAAAGAAAATTTGATTGGTGAAATTTTTCATAGAACAAAAAATTCCCTGCAATTAGTTCGATCAATTTTGATGATTCAGGCATCGGAATTCCCAGAAAACAAAAACATACAATCAATTGTTGAAGATACATCGATTAAGATTCAGACGATGTCTCTAGTACATGATCATTTGTATGCAAATAAAGATTTAAGTGAAATAAAGGTTTCAGAATATTTACTTTCATTGGCAGACATGATCCAACAGAGTTTTCCGCCTGAAGGAAAAGATATTCAGGTTCACTTTCAAGTGGGGGAAGGCACATTATTGTTGGATACTGCTGTTCCACTTGGACTTATATTTACGGAACTACTTTCCAATAGTTTTAAATATGCATTCCCCAAGACAGATGTTGGAAGTATACATGTAGGGTTCTCAATTGAGGATAATATTTGCCATTTTGAATATAGTGATAATGGCGTAGGTTTGCCTAATGAGTTTAATTCAACCCAACAAAAGAAGTTGGGTTTGAGTTTAGCGAAAATTATTGCAGAAAAGCAAATGGGAGGAACCTTGAGTATTGAAGGTACTCAAGGTTTTCAAATGAAACTCGATTTCCCAAGTAATTTATACAAGAGAAGAGTTTAG
- a CDS encoding nucleoside 2-deoxyribosyltransferase: MQTIYLAGPEVFLPNALDVLLNSKKLCETFGFRALTPFDGEITDKVQLAKANQIFVENVSLINQCDIVIANCNPFRGACVDDGTAFEIGYAYAKNKSVYGYINDKRNLPEIVKSKIPTKPHPSGYAIDDDGFLLNEDFGNSINLMLEFSILNSGGELVLGDLESVLQLLKNRS, encoded by the coding sequence ATGCAAACTATCTATCTTGCTGGCCCGGAAGTTTTTTTACCCAATGCATTGGATGTTCTTTTAAATTCCAAAAAACTTTGTGAGACATTTGGGTTCAGAGCCTTAACTCCCTTTGATGGAGAAATAACAGATAAGGTGCAACTGGCAAAAGCAAATCAAATTTTTGTAGAGAATGTTTCTCTTATCAATCAATGTGATATTGTCATTGCAAACTGTAATCCTTTTCGAGGTGCCTGTGTTGATGATGGGACAGCTTTTGAAATCGGTTATGCATACGCAAAAAATAAATCTGTATATGGTTATATAAATGATAAACGGAATCTACCTGAAATTGTTAAATCAAAGATCCCGACAAAACCGCATCCTTCTGGTTATGCCATAGACGATGATGGATTTTTATTAAATGAAGATTTTGGCAATAGCATTAATTTAATGTTAGAATTCTCCATTTTAAATTCCGGTGGAGAATTAGTTCTGGGGGATTTAGAATCTGTTTTGCAGCTTTTAAAGAACCGAAGTTAG
- a CDS encoding TonB-dependent receptor plug domain-containing protein codes for MNHLWFVNLINIKFNFRILVGYFFFGFCLFVIEVSGGISAQTNFPKKEEDSSKSQNSLETPKESKHGESGKQPNEVNVDRTNIITVTGTRRRNLLKDSTITTEVITRKDIDAMGARDLSQTLGNVPGIEVRPAQTGERGQTVRLQGLSAQNVLILVDGQRTTGRFSGSIDLTRFKAEDIERIEIVKGASSAIYGSDAIAGVINIITKEAQDPLYAEFRTLGGSGSEKYYGPYTEFRNYASVGAKSEKLSTLFTVGWHKGEGYDLTPDATPGPRNGRYASLAPSYNPYPSHLPFANSYLFTTRLPNNSPPLESTSGSAFNDMNLSNKTVYHASDNLTMTGQFYYRHLDQSAVDASPPRTVYDRRNKTHDFMGAFNVDWVANQKVNVNLNANYSRFQDLYTTDQRKADDLDSQQRTDNAVTEFRSRVDYKFSENHVTSVGAENLQDQISSARIAPDCRRTFPNVCYEDFNPELTKGQTINGNAYRFRNAFYVQDEWRVSDKPRIQIVPGVRYDHDSIYGGEWLPKLAIRYDVTDQFRFRAANGLGYRAPSFQDLYFNFLNPGVGYRVVGSSNLKPELSRSYNFGWEWDITKRIWYSTNLFHNNVDNLIGFRTNPVRDSSGLMVYQTSNYQKASTQGIESSINIRLTEIVSTSVGYTYTDTRDELTKLPLEGRGPHRWNFSVRVDEKSSGISLSVFAVVFGKQPYYCVKNPFWCNPDLPTNFDGLEAAINAQAQSNINNALGTLPAGISEYCTENNLSYCTTNSTYGYRMVNPHTNLNLRLSQRFFGHFQWFVGVDNALDAWDLQYNPQRPRFFYFGLDGKFAFSEVKLSPAETQVN; via the coding sequence ATGAATCACCTTTGGTTTGTAAATCTAATCAATATAAAATTTAATTTTCGAATCCTTGTTGGATATTTCTTTTTTGGATTTTGTTTGTTCGTTATAGAGGTATCTGGTGGTATTTCTGCTCAAACAAATTTTCCTAAAAAAGAAGAGGATTCTTCGAAGAGTCAAAACTCTTTGGAAACACCAAAAGAATCAAAACACGGGGAGTCAGGCAAACAACCTAATGAGGTAAATGTTGATAGGACTAATATCATAACAGTTACAGGGACAAGAAGGCGTAATCTACTTAAAGATTCGACGATTACTACTGAAGTGATTACTAGAAAAGATATTGATGCCATGGGTGCAAGAGACCTGTCTCAAACTTTGGGGAATGTTCCTGGAATAGAAGTAAGGCCAGCACAAACAGGAGAGAGGGGACAGACAGTTCGTTTGCAGGGATTATCCGCACAGAATGTACTCATTCTTGTCGATGGGCAAAGAACAACAGGAAGATTCAGTGGCTCTATTGATTTAACTCGATTTAAGGCAGAAGATATCGAACGTATAGAAATTGTAAAAGGTGCTTCTTCTGCTATTTATGGATCAGATGCCATTGCTGGTGTGATCAATATCATCACCAAAGAAGCACAAGATCCATTGTACGCTGAGTTTCGAACTCTTGGAGGATCTGGAAGCGAAAAGTATTATGGCCCTTATACAGAGTTTAGAAATTATGCTTCTGTTGGAGCTAAAAGTGAAAAGTTATCAACTTTGTTTACAGTGGGTTGGCATAAGGGAGAAGGGTATGATTTAACTCCAGATGCAACCCCAGGACCTAGAAATGGACGTTACGCATCCTTAGCACCATCTTATAATCCTTATCCTTCCCATCTTCCTTTTGCTAATTCCTATTTATTTACAACAAGACTACCCAATAATTCTCCACCACTTGAGTCTACTTCTGGTAGTGCCTTTAATGATATGAATTTATCTAATAAAACGGTTTATCATGCATCTGACAACTTAACAATGACAGGTCAGTTTTATTATCGCCATTTGGACCAAAGTGCAGTTGATGCCTCACCGCCAAGAACAGTTTATGATAGAAGGAATAAAACACATGATTTTATGGGAGCCTTTAACGTTGATTGGGTAGCAAATCAAAAGGTGAATGTGAATCTAAATGCAAATTATTCCAGGTTTCAAGACTTATATACAACTGATCAAAGAAAGGCTGACGATCTGGATTCCCAACAAAGAACAGACAATGCTGTGACAGAGTTTAGATCAAGAGTGGATTATAAATTTTCAGAAAACCATGTAACCTCTGTTGGTGCTGAAAATTTACAGGATCAAATTTCCTCGGCACGGATTGCTCCTGATTGCCGAAGAACATTTCCTAATGTCTGTTATGAGGATTTTAATCCTGAGTTGACGAAAGGACAAACAATCAATGGAAATGCATATCGATTTCGTAATGCATTTTATGTACAAGATGAATGGCGTGTTTCTGATAAACCAAGAATTCAAATTGTCCCGGGAGTTCGTTATGATCATGATTCGATTTATGGTGGTGAATGGCTTCCGAAACTGGCCATCCGGTATGATGTAACAGATCAGTTTCGATTTAGAGCAGCGAATGGACTTGGATATAGAGCTCCCAGTTTCCAAGATTTATATTTTAATTTTTTGAATCCAGGGGTGGGTTATCGTGTTGTCGGAAGTTCCAATTTAAAACCCGAACTTTCAAGAAGTTATAATTTCGGCTGGGAATGGGATATTACTAAAAGAATTTGGTATAGTACCAATTTGTTTCATAATAACGTAGATAATTTGATTGGGTTTAGAACCAATCCTGTTCGAGATTCATCAGGACTTATGGTTTACCAAACATCAAATTATCAAAAGGCAAGTACGCAAGGAATTGAATCATCTATTAATATTCGTCTTACAGAAATTGTAAGTACTAGTGTTGGATATACTTATACTGATACAAGGGATGAACTAACAAAACTTCCTCTTGAGGGAAGGGGACCACATCGTTGGAATTTCAGTGTTCGGGTAGATGAAAAATCTAGCGGAATTTCTTTGTCTGTCTTTGCTGTTGTATTTGGCAAACAACCATATTACTGTGTGAAAAATCCATTTTGGTGTAATCCAGATCTCCCAACAAATTTTGATGGTTTAGAAGCTGCAATCAATGCACAGGCGCAATCTAACATAAATAATGCGCTTGGCACTTTGCCTGCGGGAATTTCCGAATATTGTACTGAAAATAATCTCTCATATTGTACAACAAATTCCACTTATGGATATAGGATGGTGAATCCACATACCAATTTGAATTTACGTTTGTCTCAAAGATTTTTTGGTCATTTTCAATGGTTTGTTGGTGTGGATAATGCCTTAGATGCCTGGGATTTACAATATAATCCACAAAGGCCTCGATTTTTCTATTTTGGATTGGATGGTAAATTTGCTTTTAGTGAAGTGAAGTTAAGTCCGGCGGAGACTCAGGTTAATTAA
- a CDS encoding FecCD family ABC transporter permease, with the protein MKKKFFFILSCIIFTIFSAIISSLLGAMNIRWEDLLNTDSIESRVFFELRIPRIILGILVGGSLAWSGALAQGLFRNPIVDPGLIGITAGCSLFASIAIVLGASIPLLHSIWSTVVFSFIGGISSSFIIFFFAKSKGRTDVFSLLLSGIAVNAICFSAIGILSYIANEAQLRNLSLWNMGSLGGASWSNLKSFSIFFVLPLFISPLIAKQLNVFILGEREANHLGVSVEFLKTIVILLIGVSVGACISLVGNIGFVGLAVPHIVRMVIGQDYRYLLLTSYLLGGGLLCLADGICRIVIAPSEIPVGIATALLGSPFFLSLIRKRMNHI; encoded by the coding sequence ATGAAGAAAAAATTTTTCTTTATACTATCTTGTATTATCTTTACCATCTTTTCTGCGATCATCTCTTCGTTACTTGGCGCAATGAATATACGATGGGAAGATTTATTGAATACTGATAGTATAGAATCTCGTGTATTTTTTGAATTAAGAATACCAAGAATTATTCTTGGTATTCTCGTTGGCGGTTCTTTGGCTTGGTCTGGTGCCTTGGCACAAGGATTATTCCGAAATCCAATCGTAGATCCAGGATTGATTGGAATTACCGCTGGTTGCTCACTGTTTGCATCCATTGCTATTGTACTCGGTGCATCGATTCCTTTATTGCATTCCATCTGGAGCACAGTTGTGTTTTCGTTTATAGGTGGGATTTCATCCTCTTTCATCATTTTCTTTTTTGCAAAATCAAAAGGCAGAACCGATGTCTTTTCATTGTTACTTTCAGGAATTGCCGTTAATGCAATCTGTTTTTCTGCAATTGGAATTTTGAGTTACATTGCTAACGAAGCCCAACTCAGAAATCTCTCTCTTTGGAATATGGGAAGTTTAGGTGGGGCCTCCTGGTCCAACCTAAAATCCTTTTCCATCTTTTTTGTTTTACCTTTATTTATCAGTCCATTGATAGCAAAACAATTGAATGTATTCATTTTAGGAGAAAGGGAAGCAAACCATCTTGGAGTGTCAGTAGAATTTTTAAAAACAATAGTGATCCTTTTAATTGGTGTGAGTGTGGGCGCATGCATTTCACTGGTAGGCAATATAGGATTTGTTGGGCTTGCGGTTCCGCATATTGTTCGAATGGTTATTGGACAAGATTATCGGTATTTGCTACTCACCTCATATTTATTAGGTGGAGGATTATTGTGTTTAGCAGACGGAATCTGCCGTATCGTGATTGCCCCATCAGAAATACCAGTAGGAATTGCCACTGCCCTACTCGGCTCCCCTTTCTTTCTCAGCTTAATTCGGAAAAGGATGAACCATATATGA